In the Bacteroidota bacterium genome, one interval contains:
- the rplE gene encoding 50S ribosomal protein L5, which produces MAYSPRLKEQYKNKIVDALMKEFGYKSIMQVPRLEKIVISQGVGAAVADKKLVDHAVEEMTKIAGQKAVPTISKKDVASFKLRKGMPIGARVTLRNENMYEFLDRLTAAALPRIRDFKGVKADGFDGRGNYNLGITEQIIYPEINIDKINRITGMDITFVTSANTDKEAKALLTGFGFPFKKN; this is translated from the coding sequence ATGGCTTATTCACCAAGATTAAAAGAGCAGTACAAGAATAAGATTGTTGACGCTCTTATGAAGGAGTTCGGTTACAAGTCTATCATGCAGGTGCCACGTTTAGAGAAAATTGTTATTTCTCAAGGTGTTGGTGCAGCTGTTGCCGACAAGAAACTTGTCGATCATGCAGTTGAAGAAATGACTAAGATTGCCGGACAAAAAGCAGTTCCTACGATATCAAAGAAGGATGTTGCTAGTTTTAAACTTCGTAAAGGGATGCCTATCGGAGCAAGAGTTACATTACGTAATGAAAATATGTATGAATTTCTTGATCGTTTAACTGCAGCTGCTTTACCACGTATACGTGATTTTAAAGGAGTTAAAGCAGATGGATTCGACGGTAGAGGAAATTATAACCTAGGGATAACTGAACAAATTATCTACCCTGAAATTAATATTGATAAAATCAATAGGATTACAGGTATGGATATTACATTTGTAACTTCTGCTAACACCGATAAGGAAGCAAAAGCATTATTAACAGGATTCGGATTCCCATTTAAAAAGAATTAA
- the rpsN gene encoding 30S ribosomal protein S14 yields MAKESMKAREVKRQKLVDRYAEKRAALLEAGDYEGLQKLPKNASPVRLHNRCKLTGRPKGYMRQFGISRVTFREMANEGLIPGVKKASW; encoded by the coding sequence ATGGCTAAAGAATCAATGAAAGCCCGCGAGGTTAAAAGACAAAAACTTGTTGACCGTTACGCTGAGAAAAGAGCTGCTTTATTAGAGGCAGGAGATTACGAAGGATTACAAAAACTTCCTAAAAACGCATCTCCGGTTCGTTTACACAACCGTTGTAAATTAACTGGACGTCCAAAAGGATATATGCGTCAGTTTGGAATTTCACGTGTAACATTCCGTGAAATGGCAAACGAGGGGTTGATCCCGGGAGTAAAGAAAGCAAGTTGGTAA
- the rpsH gene encoding 30S ribosomal protein S8, whose product MVTDPIADYLTRVRNAIMAGHRVVEIPASNMKKEITKILMDQGYILNYKFENEDTPKASIKIALKYDKLTKTPAIKKLERVSTPGLRNYSSAKEMPRVMNGLGIAIVSTSQGVMTNKKARQNNIGGEVLCIVY is encoded by the coding sequence ATGGTTACAGATCCAATAGCAGATTATTTGACACGTGTACGTAATGCCATTATGGCAGGACATCGCGTTGTGGAGATCCCAGCCTCAAATATGAAAAAAGAAATAACTAAAATCCTTATGGACCAGGGTTATATCTTAAATTATAAATTTGAGAATGAAGACACTCCAAAAGCGTCAATCAAAATTGCATTAAAATACGATAAACTTACCAAAACTCCTGCAATCAAGAAACTGGAAAGAGTTTCTACTCCTGGACTTAGAAATTACTCAAGTGCAAAAGAGATGCCTAGAGTGATGAATGGTCTTGGTATTGCAATTGTTTCTACTTCACAAGGTGTTATGACGAACAAAAAAGCTCGTCAAAACAACATCGGAGGAGAGGTGTTGTGTATCGTTTATTAA
- the rplF gene encoding 50S ribosomal protein L6 — protein sequence MSRIGKNPVVIPAGVTVDLKDGVVTVKGKLGELSQEIKDIDAKIEDGRVVFNRSSDKTDVRAKHGLYRALVANMIQGVTEGFSTALELVGVGYRATSQGQKLDLSLGFSHNIVIELPKEVKVEADTQKGKNPIIKLSSIDKQLLGSVAAKIRGFRKPEPYKGKGVKFVGEQIRRKAGKTA from the coding sequence ATGTCAAGAATAGGAAAAAATCCAGTCGTTATCCCAGCCGGAGTAACAGTAGATTTAAAAGACGGCGTTGTTACAGTAAAAGGGAAATTGGGCGAATTGAGTCAGGAAATTAAAGACATCGACGCAAAAATCGAAGATGGTCGTGTAGTTTTCAATCGTTCTTCTGATAAAACCGATGTTAGAGCTAAGCATGGTCTTTATAGAGCATTAGTTGCTAACATGATTCAGGGAGTTACTGAAGGATTCAGTACTGCACTTGAATTGGTAGGTGTAGGTTATAGAGCTACATCTCAGGGACAAAAATTAGATTTGTCTTTAGGTTTCTCTCACAATATTGTAATCGAACTTCCAAAAGAGGTTAAAGTTGAAGCTGATACACAGAAAGGGAAAAACCCTATCATTAAGTTATCTTCAATTGACAAACAATTGTTAGGTTCGGTAGCAGCTAAAATTAGAGGCTTCCGTAAACCTGAGCCTTACAAAGGAAAAGGAGTTAAGTTTGTTGGAGAACAAATTAGAAGAAAAGCTGGTAAAACTGCATAA
- the rplR gene encoding 50S ribosomal protein L18, producing the protein MAITKEQRRQTIRYRVRSTVSGTVSRPRLSVFRSNKEIYAQLIDDVKGVTLVAASSNVKDLAGKTKMEQANAVGKLIAEKALAAGLEAVVFDRGGYLYHGRVKSLAEGAREGGLKF; encoded by the coding sequence ATGGCAATAACAAAAGAACAAAGAAGACAGACGATAAGATATAGAGTTCGTAGTACCGTGTCAGGTACGGTTTCTCGCCCACGCTTGTCAGTTTTCAGAAGTAACAAAGAAATTTACGCACAGTTGATTGATGACGTAAAAGGTGTTACATTAGTGGCCGCTTCATCTAACGTAAAAGATTTAGCAGGTAAAACTAAAATGGAACAAGCAAATGCAGTAGGGAAACTTATTGCAGAGAAAGCATTAGCTGCCGGTTTGGAGGCAGTTGTTTTCGACAGAGGCGGATATTTATATCACGGAAGAGTTAAATCATTGGCGGAAGGCGCCAGAGAAGGCGGTCTTAAATTCTAA
- the rpsE gene encoding 30S ribosomal protein S5, translating to MFEEYKNVEKVKPSGLDLKDRLVSIQRVTKVTKGGRNFGFSAIVVVGDENGVVGYGLGKSKEVAEAISKGVEEAKKNLVRIPLLDGTLPHEQYGKFGGAHVFIRPASHGTGVIAGGAVRAVLETVGVKDVLSKNKGSNNPHNVVKGTFDALLNLRSAETVAKQRGISLSKVFKG from the coding sequence ATGTTTGAAGAATATAAAAACGTAGAAAAAGTTAAGCCAAGTGGTTTAGATTTAAAAGACCGATTGGTTAGTATTCAACGTGTTACTAAAGTAACAAAAGGTGGTAGAAACTTCGGTTTTTCTGCAATTGTTGTAGTAGGTGACGAAAACGGTGTAGTTGGATACGGTTTAGGTAAGTCAAAAGAAGTTGCAGAAGCAATTTCTAAAGGAGTTGAAGAGGCTAAGAAAAACTTAGTTCGTATTCCTTTACTTGATGGTACATTACCTCATGAGCAGTATGGTAAGTTTGGTGGAGCGCACGTATTTATACGTCCTGCATCACACGGTACCGGAGTTATTGCAGGTGGTGCTGTACGTGCGGTATTAGAAACAGTAGGTGTGAAAGACGTACTTTCTAAGAATAAAGGTTCAAATAACCCTCACAATGTTGTGAAAGGTACATTCGATGCTTTATTGAACCTTAGAAGTGCTGAAACTGTTGCAAAACAAAGAGGTATCTCTTTGAGTAAAGTGTTTAAAGGATAA
- the rpmD gene encoding 50S ribosomal protein L30 → MAKVKIKQVRSKIRRPGNQKKTLEALGLRRIGQVVEHESTPAIMGMIKTVEHLISVEEI, encoded by the coding sequence ATGGCAAAAGTAAAAATTAAGCAAGTACGAAGTAAAATTCGTCGTCCGGGTAATCAGAAGAAGACCCTTGAAGCTCTTGGTTTGCGTAGAATCGGTCAAGTTGTTGAACACGAAAGCACACCAGCTATCATGGGAATGATAAAAACTGTAGAACATTTAATCTCTGTTGAGGAAATTTAA
- the rplO gene encoding 50S ribosomal protein L15, whose protein sequence is MDLSKLKPAEGSVKSRKRIGRGQGSGYGGTSTRGHKGAKSRSGYSRKIGFEGGQMPLQRRVPKFGFKNINRVEYQGINLDTLQSLVESGKVTDTVTQDILIQEGVIGKNDLIKILGRGELKAKLNITVHKFTASAKAAIEAAGGEAITL, encoded by the coding sequence ATGGATTTAAGTAAATTAAAACCAGCCGAAGGTTCTGTAAAATCTCGTAAGCGTATTGGACGTGGACAAGGTTCAGGATACGGTGGTACCTCTACAAGAGGTCATAAAGGAGCTAAGTCTCGTTCTGGTTACTCTCGTAAGATTGGTTTCGAGGGGGGTCAAATGCCACTTCAAAGACGTGTTCCTAAATTTGGTTTCAAAAACATCAATCGTGTTGAGTACCAGGGTATAAACCTTGATACACTACAATCATTGGTAGAAAGCGGAAAAGTCACTGATACGGTAACTCAGGATATCCTTATTCAGGAAGGAGTTATTGGTAAAAATGATCTAATAAAAATATTAGGTCGTGGTGAGCTTAAAGCAAAACTAAATATAACTGTTCATAAATTTACTGCTTCTGCTAAGGCGGCTATCGAAGCTGCAGGTGGAGAAGCAATTACTCTATAA